Proteins encoded within one genomic window of Vanrija pseudolonga chromosome 3, complete sequence:
- the Rad17 gene encoding Cell cycle checkpoint protein RAD17 — protein MPAPKAARKASTRSNSSSSSSSGSPARKKAATKPLSSFQPTLNFAPVAKPVPARPKNNDDDSKSMPPPPLPARGTTKSSPAVLSGKAAGKGKGKAKATDEEDVIELIESDEDDSPKKRRAPAPNKREAMWTDIYGPTMESELAPGKQRIAKVRQWLHEAVFGIPETSPPGHKPNQLVRDRLRKYKRILLVTGPAGIGKTTTVRLLAEQLGIDLVEWHEGVEERSFGSSPFDHESQIAKLVSFISRHAYPTLDLSAAGSSQAATRRPRAMLMTSLPNLGHLPTREAFHATLLSLCQTFNSSSCPLIIVHSDSGSGGRAEESWMDRERGGRESSADVVGNDVKLGPWCAEVDFLLLAPTFVTKALNRVLGLAISDAAKRPSPGAVQLIAQSSNGDLRSSINSLQVLCTGRSLKNAKKSKTNGDGKPAKATGRGSRGGKGAKIDVSEEIRAALDAVTRREQSLNLFHALGKVFYNKRLGDPKADQEDAEELDVIRKLPPDDPLPEHLEDYERSKSMVQMESFAGTIPIDASTFALWIHSNIPSFCGEVDELSDILDSFCTADVMRTDDDIWQSSPQAIAYALHLTVRGSLMGLPSPVIRANQKVTKPQFFDSYRLERSNASLLEVARGHFAKKAVASSVDWADGLVHDENAVPWGGLMSKDILARELVPMAVKVQTLSKRPLLPASVQPLVLPPFSNAPVRGGVELREEDQVGDNDPLDVEMAGEDGLGAPEASHWDTDTDAKDKEELGWLEDDDIEDWD, from the exons ATGCCTGCACCCAAGGCAGCGCGCAAGGCTTCAACGAGAAGCAactcgagctcaagctcgagttcgggctcgccggcgcgcaaaAAGGCAGCTACCAAGCCGCTGAGCTCG TTCCAACCAACACTGAACTTTGCGCCGGTCGCCAAGCCCGTACCGGCGAGGCCAAAGAACAATGACGATGATAGTAAGAGcatgcccccgccgccattACCTGCGCGTGGTACGACCAAGTCCTCGCCTGCCGTCCTCTCGGGGAAGGCAGCTgggaagggcaagggcaaggcgaaggctacggacgaggaggacgtgaTCGAGCTCATTgagagcgacgaggatgactCTCCCAAGAAGAGGCGTGCTCCTG CTCCAAATAAGCGCGAAGCGATGTGGACCGACATTTATGGTCCGACGATGGAG TCAGAACTCGCACCGGGAAAACAACGCATCGCCAAGGTTCGACAGTGGCTACATGAAGCGGTCTTCGGTATCCCAGAGACGTCACCACCTGGCCACAAACCAAACCAGCTAGTCCGTGATCGTCTGCGCAAGTACAAG CGTATACTGCTTGTGACCGGCCCGGCAGGAATAGGAAAGACTACGACCGTGCGTCTGTTAGCGGAACAGCTTGGCATCGACCTGGTAGAGTGGCATGAGGGTGTCGAGGAGAGGAGCTTTGGATCATCGCCATTCG ATCACGAGTCTCAGATTGCAAAGCTCGTGTCCTTCATCTCGCGTCACGCCTACCCAACGTTGGATCTCTCGGCGGCAGGCTCGTCGCAAGCCGCCAccaggcggccgcgagcaATGCTCATGACTTCACTCCCGAATCTAGGGCACCTACCCACTCGAGAAGCATTCCACGCGACCCTTCTGAGCCTGTGCCAAACGTTCAACTCGTCGAGCTGTCCGCTCATAATCGTGCACAGTGACTCGGGCTCTGGTGGACGGGCGGAGGAGAGCTGGATGGATCGGGAGCGTGGCGGCCGTGAGAGTTCAGCGGACGTTGTGGGGAACGACGTCAAACTAGGGCCATGGtgtgccgaggtcga tttcctcctcctcgcaccCACCTTTGTCACGAAGGCGCTCAACCGCGTCCTTGGGCTCGCAATATCGGACGCTGCGAAACGACCGTCTCCAGGAGCGGTGCAACTCATTGCTCAGTCCTCGAATGGCGACCTCCGGTCGTCTATCAACTCCCTCCAGGTGCTCTGCACAGGTCGAAGTCTTAAGAACGCGAAGAAGAGTAAGACCAACGGTGACGGGAAGCCGGCCAAGGCGACTGGACGTGGTAGTCGTGGCGGCAAGGGGGCAAAGATAGACGTCAGCGAGGAGATTCGGGCTGC CCTTGACGCAGTAACGCGGCGTGAACAGTCACTGAATCTCTTTCATGCGCTGGGAAAGGTGTTTTACAACAAGC GACTGGGCGATCCCAAAGCGGACCAGGAAGATGCAGAGGAGCTTGATGTCATCAGGAAACTGCCCCCTGATGACCCATTACCTGAGCATCTTGAGGATTATGAGAGGTCCAAGTCGATGGTCCAAATGGAG TCCTTTGCTGGCACCATTCCCATCGATGCGTCCACCTTCGCCCTCTGGATCCATTCCAACATCCCGTCGTTTTGCGGCGAAGTGGACGAGCTCAGCGACATCCTCGACTCGTTCTGCACTGCAGACGTTATGCGAACTGATGATGATATT TGGCAGTCAAGCCCTCAAGCCATCGCCTACGCCCTTCATCTGACTGTCCGCGGGTCACTGATGGGGCTGCCGTCTCCAGTCATTCG GGCGAACCAGAAGGTCACGAAACCCCAGTTCTTCGACTCGTACCGCCTGGAGAGGAGCAACGCGTCGCTGCTAGAGGTAGCAAGGGGACACTTTGCAAAGAAGGCGGTGGCTTCCAGTGTCGACTGGGCAGACGGCCTCGTTCATGACGAAAACGCTGTGCCATGGGGCGGCCTCATGTCCAAGGACATTCTTGCGAGGGAATTGGTGCCTATGGCCGTCAAGGTGCAGACGCTTTCAAAAC GGCCACTGCTTCCTGCATCAGTGCAACCCCTCGTCCTGCCACCCTTCTCGAACGCGCCGGTTCGCGGAGGTGTGGAGTTGAGGGAGGAGGACCAGGTCGGCGATAATGACCCTCTGGATGTCGAAATGGCTGGGGAGGACGGTCTTGGTGCACCAGAGGCGTCGCACTGggacacggacacggacGCGAAGGACAAGGAAGAACTCGGGTGGTTggaagacgacgacattgaggACTGGGACTAG